The segment agcaagctaaagcacatgtgcgcttaacgttttccatttgtgtgtgttgtagagAAGTGTGTGGTACTCCCGTCTACATGGCTCCAGAAGTGTGGAAACGAGAGGGCCATGGAAGGGAAGCGGACgtctgggcactgggctgtgtcatgtacgtataccctgtcaacccccctcccggccaaagatcagcatggctaataaaatctgtctaacattttaagaagacacgtgtctaacatacataaatattttttttttcttcttgaaagagaaaagaaaaatgaatactggcacacagctgaaaggaattgctcttttggaagcacagcatttttatgtcaaatgtgaaagacctcaaacacctttgctgcctttcttactacaggtaccAGCTTCTGGTTGGGGAAATCGCATTCTACGACAATTACTGGGAGATGCTCAAGAATATAAAGGAAGCCAAATTTATTCTACCGCAGAATCTCTCTATTGAAGCTGGGAAACTGATGGGCAAGATATTTAGAATCGACCCACGGGATCGCCCGTCACTATCGAATGTCCGTCGCCACAAGTTCTTCACAAAGGTTGGTCCACTTGCAAACTGGTGGGATGTGGATGATTAGCTGGTCTGCTGAGGTCACTGGTACTTACCCTTCctttaaaattacagtaacaaaagatggatggatgcatggatggatgtatggaattggtttgcttaactgatgcatattaaactaataccCTAGGGCTTCACTCCAAAGACACTGCCAGCTAGTAGCTGCAATACACCACCAAAGCATAAATCAGTCAACCCATTCAAAAAGATTTTCAACCGTTTCATGCGCCTGATACGAAAAAAGCGATCCAGAGGTAAATTCCATCGACATAAATCCTACTAGTAGATCATCTCTCAGTTCCTCAGGCTCAGATGCATGACTTGGCAAATCCATGCTTTCTCGCAGTTGAGCCTTTACGGGAGGATGCCGAGCAGAGTGGACTTGAGATCCCCCAGCCTGTGGAGTCACTCCGTGTTCTAGAGGATGTCAACAGACCAATGAACAAATTGACCTGGTCCAGTTGGTCAAAGTGGTTGAGGTAAAGATATGCTGTTCACAATAGTGAATCCTTGTCCTGTTCCATCTCTGTTACCATTCTGTAGCTTAAGCTTGTCTTGGTGATTTGCATGGATAAAGCTGGggtatattgaatattggtgtAGTCGTCCTTGAACTCTAGTGAATGCCATGTTAActgaaaacctctatttttctacACAGGGACCTGTAGGCAGGCTGTACTCAGCAAGTGCAGTGACGCCCCACACCTGAGTgcctcccccagctccctgtccacTCCTGTTTCAATAAAGTTCTTTTGTGTTTCAAGCATTCAGGCATggattcagtttttttcttgtatgattatggccacattcataccaagaaCACACTAGACAAtctcatgcagatttcattttcaccactCAGTCTGTTCTGCTTAATTGTTTGGTCACTGAGTATATGTGTTCTG is part of the Brienomyrus brachyistius isolate T26 unplaced genomic scaffold, BBRACH_0.4 scaffold41, whole genome shotgun sequence genome and harbors:
- the LOC125722714 gene encoding serine/threonine-protein kinase PLK3-like is translated as MLKNIKEAKFILPQNLSIEAGKLMGKIFRIDPRDRPSLSNVRRHKFFTKGFTPKTLPASSCNTPPKHKSVNPFKKIFNRFMRLIRKKRSRVEPLREDAEQSGLEIPQPVESLRVLEDVNRPMNKLTWSSWSKWLRDL